The nucleotide window ATTGTTGTTTCAGAATGGAATGATTTTGTAACTCACAACCTTCGCGATGGTGCTCTGGAAGTCCTTATTGCGGAAGGTGTAAAGCGCGAAAACATCCTTACTTTCAGCGTTCCCGGTGCATTCGAGTTAAGCTATGCATCCATGCAGCTTTGCAAAGAAAAGCAGTTTGATGCGGTTATTGCCATCGGTTGTGTAATCCGTGGCGAAACCTCCCATTTCGACTATGTGTGCCAGGCCGTTGCGCACGGAATAAAAGACTGTAATATTCTTACAGACACACCCACAATTTTCTGTGTTTTAACTGATGATACCAGGGAGCAATCCATCGCCAGAAGTGGCGGCACATTAGGTAATAAGGGTGTTGAAGCGGCCGTAACCGCATTGCAGATGATTGGGTTCCGCAATAAGTACGGAAAATAATATCCACGGTACCTTAGGGTTGCATAGGTTAAATGTCCTGTTACTGTGAAATCAGGTGCGGAACGAAGCGGCTCTGGTTATTGGTAATTAAATTCACGCTCTCGCGCACTCCAATACCTGCCGGTTCCTGTCCAACAATCCAGCTGCCGATCACCGGAAAGTTCCCGTTAAAATTTGGCAAGTCAAAAAGTTGCTGATAAATATAACCTTCTTTGCCATAATTGCCGCTGTTTTCTTCAACAGGACGGTAATTCCGAAACAGTGAGATATTGGCGCCCTCCCTCGAATAAAGCGGTTTTTTGGCATAGCTTACGAGATGCCGCGGTTCAAAATAACTTTCAAGAAGGTAGGGATGGTTAGGAAAGAGTTCCCAAAGCACCGGCAGCATGGCTTTGGATGAGGCCAACATTTTCCACGCCGGTTCTATCCACTGCGTTTTGTGGAGGTTGGCTGCGACATGTTTACCGAATTCTTCAGCCAAAATCCATTCATAAGGATACAGTTTGAAGATCACCTGCATTACCTCGCGGTTTTCATCAATAAATTCCTTTATCTCTTCTGCCCAACCTATGTCCTGTACCGAAATAAACTGAGTTTCAAGGCCAGCCTGAGAGGCGCAGTCGCGCATATATTCCACGGTGGTAACATCCTCAATATTGGTTAGCGACGCAAAATGTACAAAATCGCAGCTCAGATAAGGTCTCAGATATTTCCAGTATTCAACAAGTTTCTCATGAATGGAGTTAAACTGGTCATTTTCCGGAAATTTATCCTTCAGCCAGTACCACTGGACTACTGATCCTTCGAAAAGTGAGGTGGGTGTATCTGCATTAAATTCCAGAAGTTTGATCTGATTGCCATCGTAGCCCAGGTCAAACCTGCCGTAAATGGATGGTGCATCATTCTCCCAGCTGTCTGTAATGGGTTTTCGGAACCATTCCGGTATCTGGAATTTAAAGAAAAGGTTTTTTGAAATTACATGTTCCACCGCTTCCAGATACATCTCCCACAATTCCCCAGTTGCCTTTTCCAGCTTATCTGTCTCAGCGCGGCTGAATTCATAATAGGCGCTTTCGTCCCAATAGGCATCTTCCAGGGAATGGAAACCGAAGCCAAGTTCTTCCAGTCGCTGCTGCCAGTTATTACGTGGAGTAGTTAATATTCGGTTCATGTCAGGACGAAGCGCTTTTGTCGGAATTGCCCATTCCACCGCGTACTACATTTCCTTTATAGGCATTTCTGCCAATGTTTGAATTTGGGGCTAATGCCCCGTTATAATAGCCTCGCTGAAATCCATTGGCACCTGCATAGCCATATGGACGGAATACATGGTACAGTAATAGGCCTGTCATAAAACCATGTGCCGGACTGTAGCCCGCTGTAGAATCGGATCGCATATACACTTTTTTCTCGCCGTCCCAGGATTTTTCCTCAGAAGCAGGTGTGCAGCTGGCTAAAATTCCGCTTACAAAAAGTAGGGTGATCTGCTTGCTCTTCTTCATGGCTATTGAACAGTGATATAGAATTCGTAATCTTTTTTGGTGGTGTGCTGTGCCGAACTTCCGTTTTGCTCTACGGTTACCAGGGTATCCCCTAATGATGGAATGGTATCCATGCTGATGATTTCGCGGGCCATGCTGTTATTTACCCAAACTTTATGGTGCGTTACCAATACGTCTGCGGAGTCCAGATGCTTCACCGAGACTTCCGTTTCTATAGAGGATTTTTTTGGGACAGACTGCACAGTTTCATCGGTAGATTCGGTACTGTTGCAGGCCAAAATAAGTAACACGGGAAGTGCCGTACATACTCGGCGTATTTTTTGATGCATCGTTTCTGTAATAAAAATCAAAAGTAGTGAATACTTATTTATTTTGTCACTATATCTAACTTTGATCATCAACCTAAATTAAAATAAACTATGAAATGGACTGGGGACCGTAGCGGTAATGTGGACGACAGAAGAGGTGCCGGGGGCGGAGGACTGCTGGTAGGCGGCGGATTAGGCTCTCTTATAATTGCCGCAATTGTATTTTTTCTTGGGGGCGATCCGTCCGCAGTTCTCAACACCGGTGGATCTTCCTCCGCACAGACAGAACAGCGCGACCTGACGCAGGAAGAATTACAGGTAAGGGAATTTGTGCAGATGCTGACGGCGGAAAACGAGCAGACCTGGGACAAAATATTTTCTGAAAACGGAATGCAGTACAGTCCGGCAAAAGTGGTTATGTTTGAAGGTATGACTCAGTCCGGATGCGGCACAGCGCAGGCGGCTATGGGACCTTTTTACTGTCCGGCCGATCAGTCCATCTATATGGATATGAGCTTTTTTTCTGAATTGCAAAGCCGCTTTGGCGCCCAGGTTACCGAATTCTCTGTAGCTTATGTCATGGCACATGAAATGGGCCACCACGTGCAGAATCTGCTCGGTACCCTTCAGAAAACCGAACAACTGAGAAGAAGTGGTAATTATTCTGAAAGCGAAATTAACCAAGTCTCAGTGGCTACGGAACTGCAGGCCGATTTCTATGCGGGGTTATGGGCACGGTACACCGAAAACCGTGAGAAGTTCCTGGAGCCCGGTGATCTGGAAGCAGCTATGAGTGCTGCAGAAGCAGTAGGCGATGATAATATCCAAAAACGGTCTCAGGGATACGTAAACCAGGAAAGTTTTACCCACGGAAGTTCTGCGCAGCGTAAGCAATGGTTTATGAAAGGCTACAATACGGGCGACATAAGGCAGGGCGATACCTTCAACGCTTTACTGAAGTAGATTTGAACAAATTAATAATTCCTGCTTATATTTAGGCAGGAATTTTTATTATGAGCCTGTATTTCATAGCTTTTGAACCACCACCTGAAGTTGCAGAAAAAATCAGAGAGATTACAATGGATTTCGCAGAGCGTTTTGGTG belongs to Chryseobacterium sp. and includes:
- the ribH gene encoding 6,7-dimethyl-8-ribityllumazine synthase, whose product is MATVNLSDYKPLQIQNADSFRIGIVVSEWNDFVTHNLRDGALEVLIAEGVKRENILTFSVPGAFELSYASMQLCKEKQFDAVIAIGCVIRGETSHFDYVCQAVAHGIKDCNILTDTPTIFCVLTDDTREQSIARSGGTLGNKGVEAAVTALQMIGFRNKYGK
- a CDS encoding glutathionylspermidine synthase family protein, producing the protein MNRILTTPRNNWQQRLEELGFGFHSLEDAYWDESAYYEFSRAETDKLEKATGELWEMYLEAVEHVISKNLFFKFQIPEWFRKPITDSWENDAPSIYGRFDLGYDGNQIKLLEFNADTPTSLFEGSVVQWYWLKDKFPENDQFNSIHEKLVEYWKYLRPYLSCDFVHFASLTNIEDVTTVEYMRDCASQAGLETQFISVQDIGWAEEIKEFIDENREVMQVIFKLYPYEWILAEEFGKHVAANLHKTQWIEPAWKMLASSKAMLPVLWELFPNHPYLLESYFEPRHLVSYAKKPLYSREGANISLFRNYRPVEENSGNYGKEGYIYQQLFDLPNFNGNFPVIGSWIVGQEPAGIGVRESVNLITNNQSRFVPHLISQ
- a CDS encoding neutral zinc metallopeptidase, which gives rise to MKWTGDRSGNVDDRRGAGGGGLLVGGGLGSLIIAAIVFFLGGDPSAVLNTGGSSSAQTEQRDLTQEELQVREFVQMLTAENEQTWDKIFSENGMQYSPAKVVMFEGMTQSGCGTAQAAMGPFYCPADQSIYMDMSFFSELQSRFGAQVTEFSVAYVMAHEMGHHVQNLLGTLQKTEQLRRSGNYSESEINQVSVATELQADFYAGLWARYTENREKFLEPGDLEAAMSAAEAVGDDNIQKRSQGYVNQESFTHGSSAQRKQWFMKGYNTGDIRQGDTFNALLK